A DNA window from Meiothermus cerbereus DSM 11376 contains the following coding sequences:
- a CDS encoding aspartate aminotransferase family protein codes for MTLFEQFERHINPGLAGLLRFTGLDKVESHAEGVYVWDTEGKRYLDFLGLYGTLSLGHRHPKVVEAAKAQLDKMPMSVRVLVSEPTTRLAARLAEITPGELSMVYFGNSGAEGVEAALKFARFYTGKPGFITTQGGYHGKTLGALSVTPREHYQLPARPLVPGVTVVPYGDAQAIEAAIGPDTAAVIVEPIQGEGGIRVPPEGYLREVRRITREKGVVLIADEVQTGMGRTGKLWAVDWERVEPDILVSAKALGGGVMPISATICRPEILSIYKTEPLIHSTTFGGNPLAAAAALAAIEVTLSEDLPARALEMGHYLMGQLAGLQQAYPEFIQEVRGRGLLVGLEFSDADIGAVVVAELATRGVLTAFGLNNPKVVRLEPPLIVEKTHIDQCVEALEGALSATRLAFEGVL; via the coding sequence ATGACCCTTTTCGAACAGTTCGAACGACACATCAACCCCGGCCTGGCAGGGCTTTTGCGCTTTACCGGGCTGGACAAAGTAGAGTCCCACGCCGAAGGGGTATACGTCTGGGACACCGAAGGCAAGCGCTACCTGGATTTTCTGGGCCTGTACGGAACCCTGTCGCTGGGCCACCGGCATCCTAAGGTGGTGGAGGCAGCCAAGGCCCAGCTCGACAAAATGCCCATGTCGGTGCGGGTGCTGGTTTCCGAGCCCACCACCAGGCTGGCCGCCCGGCTGGCCGAGATTACCCCTGGCGAGCTTTCGATGGTCTACTTCGGCAACTCCGGCGCCGAGGGGGTGGAGGCCGCGCTCAAGTTTGCCCGCTTCTACACAGGCAAGCCGGGCTTTATCACCACCCAGGGGGGCTACCACGGCAAAACCCTGGGGGCCCTCTCGGTCACGCCGCGCGAGCACTACCAGCTTCCGGCGCGACCTCTGGTGCCGGGGGTAACGGTGGTGCCTTACGGCGATGCCCAGGCCATCGAGGCGGCCATCGGCCCCGACACCGCGGCGGTGATCGTGGAGCCCATCCAGGGCGAGGGGGGCATCCGGGTGCCCCCCGAGGGGTATCTGCGCGAGGTGCGGCGTATAACCCGCGAAAAAGGGGTGGTGCTGATTGCCGACGAGGTGCAGACCGGTATGGGCCGCACCGGCAAGCTCTGGGCGGTGGACTGGGAGCGGGTAGAGCCCGACATCCTGGTGAGCGCCAAGGCCTTGGGGGGCGGGGTGATGCCCATCTCGGCCACCATCTGCCGCCCGGAAATCCTGAGCATCTACAAGACCGAGCCCCTGATTCACTCCACCACCTTTGGGGGCAACCCGCTGGCAGCAGCGGCGGCACTGGCGGCTATCGAGGTAACGCTCAGCGAGGATCTACCCGCCCGCGCCCTGGAAATGGGCCACTACCTGATGGGGCAACTGGCCGGGTTGCAGCAGGCCTACCCCGAGTTTATCCAGGAGGTGCGGGGGCGGGGTTTGTTGGTGGGCCTCGAGTTCAGCGATGCCGACATCGGCGCGGTGGTGGTGGCCGAGCTGGCTACCCGCGGGGTACTGACGGCCTTTGGCCTCAACAATCCCAAGGTGGTGCGCCTGGAGCCACCCTTGATCGTGGAAAAAACCCACATCGACCAGTGCGTGGAGGCGCTGGAGGGGGCCCTGAGCGCTACCCGGCTGGCCTTCGAGGGCGTTCTTTAG
- a CDS encoding M20 metallopeptidase family protein produces the protein MNLQEAIAAITPSLIEMRRDFHRHPELAFQEVRTSARLADFLQGLGLEVTRGVAQTGVVARLKGARPGKTVLVRADIDALPIQEASGVEYSSQTPGVMHACGHDGHAAIAAHVAAVLVRFKDQIAGEVRFAFQPAEEIVSGAKPMVEAGVLEGVDSVVGLHLYSLMPTGKVGVRPGPSMAAADAFTIELTGKGAHAAMPHEGVDTVLMAAQLIVALQSLVSRETDPIQTAVITIATVSAGEGAHNIIPETAILKGTLRTFDPTLREKLIRRINELSQGIAAAMGGRASVNWLPGSPAVVNDPQMVERFRRVAREVVGESAVLEVPPVMGGDDMSEFLNRRPGVYFWLGAGDPDLGKNRPHHHPGFWIDDTRALPLGVELITRTVLDFLA, from the coding sequence ATGAACCTTCAAGAAGCCATCGCCGCAATTACCCCCAGTCTGATTGAGATGCGCCGGGACTTTCACCGCCATCCCGAGCTTGCTTTTCAAGAGGTGCGAACGAGCGCCAGGTTGGCCGATTTTTTGCAGGGGCTGGGCCTCGAGGTTACTCGAGGGGTAGCCCAGACGGGTGTGGTGGCACGGCTTAAAGGTGCGAGGCCGGGTAAAACCGTGCTGGTGCGGGCCGACATTGACGCCCTGCCGATACAGGAGGCCTCCGGGGTGGAGTACAGCTCCCAGACGCCCGGTGTAATGCACGCCTGCGGCCACGACGGCCACGCCGCAATTGCCGCCCACGTGGCAGCCGTGCTGGTTCGCTTCAAAGACCAGATTGCCGGTGAGGTGCGATTTGCCTTTCAGCCAGCCGAAGAAATTGTTTCTGGGGCAAAGCCCATGGTGGAGGCGGGCGTGCTGGAAGGGGTGGACTCGGTGGTGGGTCTGCACCTCTATAGCCTGATGCCGACAGGCAAGGTGGGCGTGCGGCCGGGGCCCTCCATGGCTGCCGCCGATGCTTTTACCATCGAGCTGACCGGCAAGGGGGCCCATGCGGCCATGCCCCACGAGGGTGTGGACACGGTGCTGATGGCCGCACAACTCATCGTGGCGCTGCAAAGCCTGGTCAGCCGCGAGACCGACCCCATCCAAACAGCCGTAATCACCATTGCCACGGTTTCTGCTGGCGAGGGAGCACACAACATTATTCCCGAGACTGCCATCCTCAAAGGCACCTTGCGTACCTTCGACCCGACTTTGCGGGAAAAGCTTATACGGCGCATTAACGAGCTTTCGCAAGGCATAGCTGCCGCGATGGGCGGGCGTGCCTCTGTGAACTGGTTACCGGGTTCTCCGGCGGTGGTCAACGACCCCCAGATGGTAGAGCGCTTTCGGCGGGTAGCCCGTGAGGTGGTGGGGGAGAGCGCAGTGCTGGAAGTGCCTCCGGTAATGGGCGGCGATGATATGTCCGAGTTTTTGAACCGCCGGCCGGGCGTGTACTTCTGGCTGGGGGCTGGCGACCCCGACCTGGGCAAAAACCGGCCCCACCACCACCCTGGCTTTTGGATCGACGATACGCGCGCGCTACCACTGGGGGTAGAACTCATTACCCGTACCGTGCTAGATTTCCTGGCATAG
- the coaE gene encoding dephospho-CoA kinase (Dephospho-CoA kinase (CoaE) performs the final step in coenzyme A biosynthesis.), with protein sequence MRLIGLTGGIGSGKSTVAQRLRALGVPVLDADEYAREGALVLKSEICQTFPEACSGGEINRAALGRLIFSDPEARRRLEALIHPYVRQRMREETEKARQAGHRLVVHDIPLLFETGREKDFAGVLVVAAPTDLRKARVMARSGLSEAEFEARDQSQLPQEDKVRRATWVIWNDADLDTLYSRVEAWLEEVQR encoded by the coding sequence ATGCGGCTCATTGGTCTTACCGGAGGCATTGGCAGCGGCAAGAGCACGGTGGCCCAGCGTTTGCGGGCGTTGGGTGTGCCGGTTCTGGATGCGGACGAATATGCCCGTGAAGGAGCTCTGGTCTTGAAGTCGGAGATTTGCCAAACCTTTCCAGAGGCGTGTTCAGGTGGAGAGATCAATCGTGCTGCACTTGGGCGATTGATATTCAGCGACCCAGAGGCCCGCAGGCGGCTCGAGGCCCTGATCCACCCCTACGTGCGCCAGCGCATGCGGGAAGAAACCGAAAAAGCCCGTCAAGCGGGGCACCGCCTGGTGGTGCACGACATTCCTCTGCTGTTCGAGACCGGGCGTGAAAAAGATTTTGCCGGGGTGCTGGTGGTGGCCGCCCCCACTGACCTACGCAAAGCCCGGGTGATGGCCCGCAGCGGCCTCTCCGAAGCCGAGTTCGAGGCCCGCGACCAGAGCCAGCTCCCGCAAGAGGATAAGGTGCGTCGGGCCACCTGGGTCATCTGGAACGACGCCGACCTGGACACCCTGTACAGCAGGGTGGAGGCCTGGCTCGAGGAGGTGCAACGGTGA
- a CDS encoding 16S rRNA (uracil(1498)-N(3))-methyltransferase — MRPHRAFVPIIQPEVELGGREAHHLLDVLRARVGDTLTVFDGKGTEGRARVVQTEPGWVRLQVEETWPASKEPPHPVSLYVALLKGDHLAEVVRAATELGASTIVPILTQHCVVREISENKLLRLRRIALEAAKQCERSVVPEVKPLLPLKLLPPVSQGLVAQPRTSARVREVWDPQKPTALLTGPEGGLSDDEIQLLEERGFTPITLGPRILRAETAPVALLSLVTAGEGL, encoded by the coding sequence ATGCGTCCCCACCGTGCTTTTGTTCCCATCATCCAGCCCGAAGTCGAGCTGGGCGGACGGGAGGCCCACCACCTGCTGGATGTGCTGCGGGCCCGGGTGGGCGACACGCTCACGGTATTCGACGGCAAGGGCACAGAAGGCCGCGCCCGGGTGGTGCAAACCGAGCCAGGCTGGGTGCGCCTGCAGGTGGAAGAAACCTGGCCGGCCAGCAAAGAGCCCCCACACCCTGTCAGCCTGTATGTGGCCCTGCTCAAGGGCGACCACCTGGCCGAGGTGGTGCGGGCCGCCACCGAGCTGGGAGCCAGCACCATTGTGCCCATCCTGACCCAGCACTGTGTGGTGCGGGAGATAAGCGAGAACAAGCTGCTGCGCCTGCGCCGGATTGCCCTCGAGGCGGCCAAGCAGTGCGAGCGCAGCGTGGTTCCCGAAGTAAAGCCACTCCTGCCGCTCAAACTGCTTCCCCCAGTGTCGCAGGGGCTGGTAGCCCAGCCCAGAACCTCGGCCCGGGTGCGGGAGGTGTGGGACCCCCAGAAGCCCACCGCCCTGCTGACCGGCCCAGAAGGGGGCCTCAGCGACGATGAGATACAGCTACTGGAAGAGCGGGGTTTCACCCCCATCACACTGGGGCCACGTATCCTGAGGGCCGAAACCGCGCCGGTGGCCCTTTTGAGCCTGGTCACAGCCGGTGAAGGACTATGA
- a CDS encoding AEC family transporter, with protein MEALLNTVVPVAFIVLTGYLVGKRIDFDLQTLSKLSIYVLVPVLIFDAMLRAKLTGASVLGITAGFFLASLGLYLLALGLSRWLRFEQGTAKAMIASATFPNSGNMGLSLTFFALGQPGLDRAIVFFIASSVLMFGLGPAFLRGGGFLQSLWFTLKLPLFWALAGGLLVRGLSIPLPLGLGEGVHLLGQACIPVMLLTLGIQIARSKPEWGGFELQASALRLVAAPLLAALAGWVLGLERLDIQVLVLQSAMPIAVNAFLMAGEFGGDGVRAARAVVASSVLSFVTIPVVLLLIGVG; from the coding sequence ATGGAAGCCCTGCTCAATACGGTGGTTCCGGTGGCCTTTATTGTCCTGACGGGCTACCTGGTGGGAAAGCGGATCGACTTCGACCTGCAAACCCTTTCCAAGCTGTCGATATATGTGCTGGTTCCGGTGCTGATATTTGACGCAATGCTCCGGGCCAAGCTGACTGGCGCCAGCGTGCTTGGTATTACCGCCGGCTTTTTTCTGGCATCGCTCGGGCTTTACTTGCTGGCGCTGGGCCTGAGCCGTTGGCTGCGCTTTGAGCAGGGTACAGCCAAGGCTATGATCGCTTCGGCCACCTTTCCCAACTCGGGCAACATGGGCCTATCGCTGACCTTTTTCGCCCTGGGGCAGCCGGGCCTGGATCGGGCCATTGTTTTTTTTATCGCCAGCAGCGTGTTGATGTTTGGCCTGGGGCCTGCGTTTTTGCGCGGGGGCGGTTTTTTGCAAAGCCTCTGGTTCACCCTGAAGCTGCCTCTGTTCTGGGCCCTGGCTGGGGGGTTGCTGGTGCGGGGGTTGAGCATTCCCCTGCCGCTGGGGTTGGGCGAAGGGGTGCACCTCTTAGGCCAGGCCTGCATCCCGGTGATGCTCCTGACCCTGGGCATTCAGATCGCTCGCTCCAAACCGGAGTGGGGCGGTTTTGAGCTTCAGGCCAGCGCTTTGCGCCTGGTGGCCGCCCCCCTGCTGGCGGCCCTGGCAGGGTGGGTTTTGGGGCTAGAGCGGCTCGACATTCAGGTTCTGGTGCTGCAAAGCGCCATGCCCATTGCCGTCAACGCCTTTTTGATGGCAGGGGAATTTGGTGGCGACGGTGTCCGGGCCGCCCGGGCGGTGGTGGCTTCGTCGGTGCTTTCATTTGTAACGATTCCAGTGGTGCTGCTGTTGATTGGGGTGGGCTAG
- the rnr gene encoding ribonuclease R — protein sequence MLEQIYEYLKKHPKKRFSLRELVRSLRLDKEQAKEALDLLVVEGKVVEPRRKLYQLPEALAQKGLEGRLQAHAAGFAFVIPANPDLPDLYIPKGHTGGAWHGDRVRAEPRPPGRDGKPWGVVVEVLERAHHQVVGRLYFKQGFAWLKPDDARLPALKLKPEGLEGLESGARLVVRVTYPSGRKPQEPYGEFAGYLGQGDSPEVETEAIIAKYELRSVFPPEALEEAQKIAHLDAKEVERREDFRALRVFTIDGADAKDFDDAIHIEQLPNGNYRVGIHIADVSHYVKEFSPLDHEAYARATSVYLPGRVLPMLPEQLSNGICSLKPYEDRLVISVLVELTPKGKVKDYRFAEGVIRSVARLTYTEVEAFAEGLKHPEQTQVLPPDRSSGLEEDLKLLLRLTQTLKARRLEEGALDFRFTEVKVEVDEDGSLHLIPQNEPRARSLIEELMLLANRVVAKHLAERDIPTLFRVHEDPSEEAYNKLVAALGKLGYSLPGGELSPKALQSILKQAEGRPEEPVVSTLLLRSLRLARYAAENLGHFGLAAEHYLHFTSPIRRYPDLVVHRVLRTLLQRRITQARKEEWSQRFPKIAEHTSERERAAENAERELTKYYQCLWALRHRGETFRGTVSGVTGFGVFVSLKNGVEGMIRLGALEDDHYQYIEDLLALEGLRTKRRIRIGDEMEVKIEGANPSARQIDLVPTEKFYQSETPPEPPKQEQSKKRRRGKRGKGTKPAAQEPKAAATAKPARKIVATEPKSPAPHTRARSRRVVGPPDERRGFQKPVKVNAQKIYFGSWGEAPSASPQPSGEKASSSKRKRRRRR from the coding sequence ATGCTTGAGCAGATTTACGAGTATCTCAAAAAGCACCCCAAAAAGCGCTTTAGTCTGCGCGAGCTGGTGCGGAGCCTGCGGCTCGACAAGGAGCAGGCCAAAGAGGCCCTGGACTTGCTGGTAGTCGAGGGCAAAGTGGTCGAGCCACGGCGCAAACTCTACCAGCTTCCCGAGGCGCTAGCGCAAAAGGGCCTCGAGGGTCGTCTGCAAGCCCACGCCGCAGGATTTGCGTTTGTGATCCCGGCCAACCCCGACTTACCCGACCTTTACATTCCCAAAGGCCACACCGGCGGGGCCTGGCACGGGGATCGAGTACGCGCCGAGCCGCGTCCCCCAGGCCGCGATGGCAAACCCTGGGGGGTGGTGGTGGAGGTGCTCGAGCGGGCCCATCACCAGGTGGTGGGACGGCTCTACTTCAAGCAGGGGTTTGCCTGGCTCAAGCCCGACGATGCCCGGCTGCCCGCGCTCAAGCTCAAGCCCGAGGGGCTCGAGGGCCTGGAAAGCGGGGCGCGTCTGGTGGTGCGGGTCACCTACCCCAGCGGGCGCAAGCCCCAGGAGCCTTACGGCGAGTTTGCCGGCTATCTGGGCCAAGGCGATAGCCCCGAGGTCGAGACCGAGGCCATCATCGCCAAGTACGAGCTTAGGAGTGTATTCCCGCCTGAAGCGCTGGAGGAAGCCCAAAAGATAGCCCATCTGGACGCAAAAGAAGTTGAGCGGCGGGAGGATTTTCGGGCCTTGCGGGTCTTTACCATCGATGGGGCCGATGCCAAAGACTTCGACGACGCGATTCACATCGAGCAGCTCCCGAACGGCAACTACCGGGTGGGAATCCACATTGCCGATGTCTCACACTATGTGAAAGAGTTCTCGCCCCTAGATCACGAAGCCTACGCCCGCGCAACCAGCGTGTACCTGCCGGGCCGGGTGCTGCCCATGCTGCCCGAGCAGCTTTCCAACGGCATCTGTTCGCTCAAACCTTACGAAGACCGGCTGGTCATCTCGGTGCTGGTCGAGCTCACGCCCAAGGGCAAGGTCAAGGACTACCGCTTTGCCGAGGGGGTCATCCGCAGCGTGGCCCGCCTGACCTATACCGAGGTCGAGGCCTTTGCCGAGGGGCTAAAGCACCCCGAACAAACCCAGGTCTTGCCACCCGACAGGAGTTCGGGGCTCGAAGAAGACCTGAAGCTCCTGCTCAGGCTCACCCAGACCCTAAAAGCCCGCCGACTGGAAGAGGGCGCGCTGGATTTTCGCTTCACCGAGGTAAAGGTGGAGGTAGACGAGGACGGCAGCCTGCACCTGATTCCGCAGAATGAGCCCCGCGCCCGCAGCCTGATCGAAGAGCTGATGCTGCTGGCCAACCGGGTGGTGGCCAAGCACCTGGCCGAGCGAGACATCCCCACCCTGTTTCGCGTCCACGAGGACCCCAGCGAAGAGGCCTACAATAAGCTGGTGGCCGCCCTGGGTAAGCTGGGCTACAGCCTGCCGGGAGGCGAGCTCTCCCCCAAGGCCCTGCAAAGCATCCTGAAGCAAGCCGAAGGCCGCCCAGAGGAGCCTGTGGTCTCGACCCTGCTGCTGCGCTCTTTGCGCCTGGCCCGCTATGCTGCTGAAAACCTGGGGCATTTTGGGCTGGCTGCCGAACACTATCTGCACTTCACCAGCCCCATCCGGCGGTATCCCGATCTAGTGGTGCACCGGGTGTTGCGCACCCTGCTCCAGCGCCGCATTACCCAGGCCCGTAAGGAGGAGTGGAGCCAGCGGTTTCCTAAAATTGCCGAGCATACCTCCGAACGCGAGCGGGCCGCCGAAAACGCCGAGCGCGAGTTGACCAAGTACTACCAGTGCCTGTGGGCCTTAAGGCACCGAGGCGAGACCTTCCGGGGCACGGTCTCGGGCGTTACCGGGTTCGGGGTGTTTGTGAGCCTCAAGAACGGGGTGGAGGGCATGATTCGGCTAGGGGCCCTCGAGGACGACCACTACCAGTACATCGAAGACCTGCTGGCTTTGGAAGGCCTGCGAACCAAACGCCGCATTCGAATAGGAGACGAGATGGAAGTAAAAATTGAAGGAGCCAACCCATCGGCCCGGCAGATTGATCTGGTGCCGACAGAAAAGTTTTATCAGTCGGAAACCCCACCCGAACCACCCAAACAGGAGCAGAGCAAAAAGCGCCGCCGGGGCAAGCGTGGGAAGGGCACAAAACCAGCCGCCCAGGAGCCCAAGGCGGCTGCGACCGCCAAGCCAGCGCGCAAGATAGTCGCCACCGAACCCAAAAGCCCGGCCCCCCATACCAGGGCCCGCTCGAGGCGGGTGGTGGGCCCGCCCGACGAGCGGCGGGGTTTCCAGAAGCCGGTTAAGGTCAATGCTCAGAAAATTTATTTTGGCTCCTGGGGCGAAGCGCCAAGCGCATCCCCCCAGCCAAGTGGGGAAAAGGCTTCTTCATCGAAGCGCAAGCGCCGCCGCAGGCGCTAG
- a CDS encoding helical backbone metal receptor: protein MKLVHDWLGPLELPDTAQRIVSLAPNVTETLFALGLGERLVGRSAFCYRPAATLSLPVVSSYTRVRWELLESLKPDLVLISTGVQRELLFELHRRGFPIFPIPLPQSPYGILENIAVLGALLEATEAATGLCARLSERYGALYKALPPLRVYLEFDLGGPITVGRGSYVGEALRYLGLQNIFAEHPQSYFQPDLAEVARRGPELVIYEPKPHRSRPLEKAQRLLAERGWCFPLVVTGGDELAHYGPLFFDYLEALVGQIRALLPA from the coding sequence GTGAAGCTGGTGCACGACTGGCTGGGGCCCCTCGAGCTGCCCGACACTGCGCAGCGCATTGTGTCGCTGGCCCCCAACGTCACCGAGACCCTCTTTGCCCTGGGCCTGGGCGAGCGGTTGGTGGGGCGCAGCGCCTTCTGTTACCGCCCTGCCGCTACCTTGAGCCTGCCGGTGGTCTCGAGCTATACCCGGGTGCGCTGGGAACTGCTGGAAAGCCTCAAACCCGACCTAGTGCTCATCAGCACCGGCGTACAGCGGGAACTGCTCTTTGAGCTGCACCGGCGGGGTTTTCCCATCTTCCCAATCCCCCTGCCGCAAAGCCCCTATGGCATCCTGGAGAACATCGCCGTATTGGGGGCCCTGCTGGAGGCAACTGAGGCGGCCACCGGGCTGTGTGCCCGTCTTTCAGAGCGCTATGGCGCGCTCTACAAAGCGCTTCCACCCCTTCGGGTTTACCTCGAGTTCGACCTGGGCGGCCCCATTACGGTAGGGCGGGGCAGCTATGTGGGCGAAGCCCTGCGCTACCTGGGCCTGCAAAACATCTTCGCCGAGCACCCCCAGAGCTACTTCCAGCCCGATCTGGCCGAGGTGGCGCGCCGGGGGCCAGAGCTGGTGATATACGAACCCAAACCGCACCGCTCGAGGCCACTGGAAAAAGCCCAACGCCTATTGGCCGAACGGGGTTGGTGCTTCCCCTTGGTGGTTACCGGGGGCGACGAGCTGGCCCACTACGGCCCTTTGTTTTTCGACTACCTCGAGGCCCTGGTCGGGCAGATTCGCGCGCTATTGCCCGCCTGA
- a CDS encoding aldose 1-epimerase, producing MHLEILQNRSLRLTVAPELGASIVGLELHQAGFWLPILRPTSPAALVQKHSPDTSSYILAPYSNRIREGRFVFAGKTYQLRPNWPDGQTLHGEVHGRPWSALRINEHTLHCAFDASSLHDLNFPFPFRVEVAYRLQGDSLETSTTLVNVGTEPMPAGFGHHPYFMRHLGNSREALLCFGADHIYLTDASCLPTRPAEAIPPEFDFSQPRPVGATTLDHVFAGWNGKLSLDWPGSDWRMELSADPIFSHLVVFTAPDGSVALEPVTHATDGFNLLSQGWENTGVRVLEPGEKLAGSLRLTLVPSG from the coding sequence ATGCACCTAGAGATTCTGCAAAACCGCTCACTCCGCCTGACCGTCGCGCCCGAGCTGGGGGCTAGCATCGTGGGCCTCGAGCTCCACCAAGCGGGATTCTGGCTGCCCATTTTGCGCCCAACCTCGCCCGCAGCCCTGGTGCAAAAGCACTCCCCCGACACCTCGAGCTACATCCTGGCCCCCTACTCCAACCGCATCCGGGAGGGGCGCTTTGTGTTTGCCGGTAAAACCTACCAGCTTCGCCCCAACTGGCCCGACGGGCAGACCCTGCACGGCGAGGTACACGGGCGGCCCTGGAGCGCACTGCGCATCAACGAGCACACCCTGCATTGCGCTTTCGACGCTTCGAGCCTCCACGACCTGAACTTCCCGTTCCCCTTCAGGGTGGAAGTAGCCTACCGGCTGCAAGGGGATAGCCTTGAAACCTCGACGACGTTGGTGAATGTGGGAACTGAACCCATGCCGGCGGGGTTTGGGCATCACCCGTACTTCATGCGCCACCTGGGCAACTCTCGCGAGGCCCTGCTCTGCTTCGGGGCCGATCACATCTACCTGACCGATGCCAGCTGCCTCCCCACCCGGCCTGCCGAGGCCATACCGCCCGAGTTCGACTTCTCGCAGCCCAGGCCGGTCGGCGCGACCACGCTGGACCACGTGTTCGCAGGCTGGAATGGAAAGCTAAGCCTGGACTGGCCCGGTTCCGACTGGCGCATGGAGCTAAGCGCAGACCCCATCTTCTCGCACCTGGTGGTCTTCACCGCCCCCGATGGAAGCGTGGCCCTCGAGCCCGTCACTCACGCCACCGATGGCTTCAACCTGTTGAGCCAGGGCTGGGAAAATACGGGGGTGCGGGTGCTGGAACCGGGCGAAAAGCTTGCGGGAAGCCTGCGCCTGACCTTAGTGCCCAGCGGTTGA
- a CDS encoding 50S ribosomal protein L11 methyltransferase, with product MHVFRLRGDFQTLDLYSAFLFEQGARGLEEKPGEVWAYFPERVELPLPGEWLELPDTDWLEAYKRDLKPVRAGPFVVLAPWHEWEGQEKRIVIEPGMAFGTGHHETTRMALETLAQRTEPGMRVLDLGTGSGILAIGAALLGAEALGIDIDPTVIPQAVENARYNQVEASFKQGSLDDIEGPFDLVVANLFAELHAYFAQKYRELFGVCGTLILSGILAEREPIVRSALEANRFELLSRRQEGEWVCLTYAAC from the coding sequence ATGCACGTTTTTCGTTTACGTGGAGACTTTCAAACCCTCGACCTATACTCGGCCTTTTTGTTCGAGCAAGGGGCCAGGGGCCTCGAGGAGAAGCCCGGCGAGGTCTGGGCTTATTTTCCCGAGCGGGTTGAACTGCCCCTGCCGGGGGAGTGGCTCGAGCTGCCCGATACCGACTGGCTCGAGGCCTACAAGCGCGACCTGAAGCCGGTACGGGCCGGGCCTTTTGTGGTGCTGGCCCCCTGGCATGAGTGGGAAGGCCAGGAAAAACGCATTGTCATCGAGCCGGGCATGGCCTTTGGCACCGGCCATCACGAGACTACCCGTATGGCCCTGGAAACCCTGGCCCAGCGAACCGAGCCCGGGATGCGGGTGCTCGACCTAGGCACGGGTTCGGGCATTCTGGCCATTGGGGCGGCCCTGCTGGGAGCGGAGGCGCTGGGAATAGACATCGACCCAACTGTCATCCCCCAGGCCGTCGAAAATGCCCGGTACAACCAGGTCGAGGCCTCGTTTAAGCAGGGCAGCCTGGACGACATAGAAGGCCCCTTCGACCTGGTAGTAGCCAACCTCTTTGCCGAGCTGCACGCCTATTTTGCCCAAAAGTACCGCGAATTGTTTGGGGTTTGTGGAACCCTGATCCTCTCCGGCATCCTGGCCGAACGTGAGCCCATCGTTCGCAGCGCCCTCGAGGCCAACCGCTTCGAGCTGCTGTCACGCAGGCAGGAAGGCGAGTGGGTCTGCCTGACCTATGCCGCCTGCTAA
- a CDS encoding DUF4864 domain-containing protein, with amino-acid sequence MPLLLLVLLLSWAGAQRLQDVPARDQAAIRAVILAQMEAFKRDDAARAFSFASPGIRQAFQTPARFLEMVRSSYAQIYRPLKVTFGSAQRSVGALMQVRQVVNLVGLDGQKAVAYYLMERLEDGSWVIAGVYLELVTDDQTI; translated from the coding sequence ATGCCATTATTGCTGCTGGTTTTGCTTTTGTCCTGGGCAGGGGCGCAGCGCTTACAGGATGTCCCGGCCCGGGATCAGGCGGCAATCCGGGCTGTAATCCTGGCCCAGATGGAAGCCTTTAAACGGGACGATGCTGCGAGGGCTTTTTCCTTTGCCTCACCTGGTATTCGCCAGGCCTTTCAGACCCCGGCGCGCTTTTTGGAGATGGTCAGGTCGTCGTATGCCCAGATTTACCGTCCCCTCAAGGTGACATTTGGTTCGGCACAGCGGTCGGTTGGCGCGCTCATGCAGGTGCGGCAGGTGGTCAACCTGGTGGGCCTCGATGGTCAAAAGGCGGTGGCCTATTACCTGATGGAGCGCCTGGAGGACGGAAGCTGGGTGATTGCTGGCGTGTACCTCGAGCTCGTCACTGACGACCAGACCATCTAA
- a CDS encoding CAP domain-containing protein — MRWFLVAVLTALAACTANPGVSYTPEDHLSSLNAVNQARAQARSCTTDGNTKAYYPAPALTWNGLLGEVARQRAEHIQQTGQFSHKEGSSNTYAVAIRAQQVGYKYLDIRENLAYNYASAETVVAAWSSSTSGHCNTLMEPHLREMGMVRRGDYWVLVVAQPQP; from the coding sequence ATGCGATGGTTTTTGGTAGCCGTGTTGACTGCACTGGCAGCCTGTACCGCTAACCCTGGGGTCTCGTACACCCCAGAGGACCATCTATCCTCTTTGAATGCCGTCAACCAGGCCCGTGCCCAGGCCCGTAGCTGCACCACGGATGGCAACACCAAAGCCTACTACCCTGCGCCTGCCCTTACCTGGAACGGCCTGCTGGGCGAGGTGGCCCGCCAGCGGGCGGAACACATCCAGCAGACCGGTCAGTTTAGCCATAAGGAGGGCTCGAGCAACACCTATGCCGTAGCTATCCGAGCCCAGCAGGTGGGCTACAAATACCTTGACATTCGAGAGAACCTGGCCTACAACTACGCCTCCGCTGAGACGGTAGTGGCTGCCTGGTCATCGAGCACCAGCGGCCACTGCAACACCCTCATGGAACCCCATCTGCGCGAGATGGGCATGGTTCGGCGCGGCGACTACTGGGTGCTGGTGGTGGCCCAGCCCCAGCCCTAG